One region of Flavobacterium sp. KACC 22763 genomic DNA includes:
- a CDS encoding CAL67264 family membrane protein, whose product MGMNKNTILGWATLIMVLMGLLLIGLGIFRYSDVSGWGFAAVGVGFFANAWVFNALKGRV is encoded by the coding sequence ATGGGAATGAATAAAAATACCATTTTAGGATGGGCTACTTTAATAATGGTGCTTATGGGATTGTTGCTTATAGGTCTTGGAATCTTTAGGTACAGTGATGTTTCAGGCTGGGGATTTGCTGCTGTTGGAGTTGGTTTTTTTGCAAATGCCTGGGTGTTCAATGCTTTAAAAGGAAGAGTTTAA
- a CDS encoding four helix bundle protein → MAKINRFEDLEIWQKARELCQYVELLIQTTILKTNYSLKDQIDRSSGSIMDNIAEGFERNGNREFLQFLSIAKGSAGEVKSQSYRAFDKKLISEEQHLKLNEMAQIEKNKIGAMMNYLRNCEFKGLKFK, encoded by the coding sequence ATGGCAAAAATAAATAGGTTTGAAGATTTAGAAATTTGGCAAAAAGCCAGAGAATTATGCCAATATGTCGAATTATTGATTCAGACTACAATTTTAAAAACAAATTATTCACTCAAAGACCAAATCGATCGAAGTTCAGGATCAATAATGGATAATATAGCAGAAGGTTTTGAAAGAAATGGGAACAGAGAATTTTTACAATTTTTAAGTATTGCAAAGGGTTCAGCAGGAGAAGTAAAATCACAATCTTACAGAGCTTTTGATAAAAAATTGATTTCAGAAGAGCAGCACTTGAAATTAAATGAAATGGCTCAAATAGAAAAAAATAAGATAGGAGCAATGATGAATTATTTAAGAAATTGTGAGTTCAAGGGGCTTAAATTCAAGTGA